A single window of Lepus europaeus isolate LE1 unplaced genomic scaffold, mLepTim1.pri SCAFFOLD_266, whole genome shotgun sequence DNA harbors:
- the PCSK4 gene encoding proprotein convertase subtilisin/kexin type 4, with amino-acid sequence MRPAPTALWLRLALALGLALVGPLAGGRASVRAPIYVSSWAVRVSQGYREAERLARKFGFVNLGEIFPDGQYFHLRHRGVVQQSLTPHWGHHLRLKREPKVQWFEQQTLRRRVKRSLAVPSDPWFPQQWYMNNEMQSDLNVLQVWNQGLTGQGVVVSVLDDGIEKDHPDLWANYDPLASYDFNDYDPDPQPRYTPSDENRHGTRCAGEVAAVANNGFCGTGVAFNARIGGVRMLDGTITDVVEAQSLSLQPQHIHVYSASWGPEDDGRTVDGPGVLTREAFWRGVTQGRGGLGALFVWASGNGGLHYDNCDCDGYTNSIYTLSVGSATQQGRVPWYSEACASTLTTTYSSGVATDPQIVTTDLHHQCTDKHTGTSASAPLAAGMIALALEANPFLTWRDMQHLVVRASKPAQLQAEDWRTNGVGRRVSHHYGYGLLDAGRLVDLARTWLPTQPQKKCAIRVVHSPTPILRLMHVTRNLSACAGRGNWIRSLEHVQVQLSLTYSRRGDLQISLTSPMGTRSTLVAIRDAVPLHAAAVRDGRGHDRAAPGPPGDQQRACAAGHRGAVPG; translated from the exons atGCGGCCCGCCCCGACTGCGCTGTGGCTGCgcctggccttggccctgggcctggccctcgTTGGGCCCCTGGCTGGGGGGCGGGCCTCTGTCCGGGCCCCCATCTACGTCAGCAGCTGGGCCGTGCGGGTGTCCCAGGGCTACCGGGAGGCCGAGCGCCTGGCTCGTAAATTCGGCTTCGTCAACCTGGGGGAG ATCTTCCCTGATGGGCAGtacttccacctgcggcaccggggTGTGGTCCAGCAGTCCCTGACCCCACACTGGGGCCACCATTTGCGCCTGAAGAGAGAACCCAAG GTGCAGTGGTTCGAGCAGCAGACGCTGCGGCGGCGGGTGAAGCGCTCCCTGGCCGTGCCCTCGGACCCCTGGTTCCCCCAGCAGTGGTACATG AACAACGAGATGCAGTCGGACCTGAACGTCCTGCAGGTGTGGAACCAGGGCCTGACCGGCCAGGGCGTCGTGGTCTCCGTGCTGGACGACGGCATCGAAAAGGACCACCCAGACCTCTGGGCCAATTAC gacccccTGGCCAGCTACGACTTCAATGACTACGACCCCGACCCTCAGCCTCGCTACACGCCCAGCGACGAGAACCG GCACGGGACCCGCTGCGCCGGCGAGGTGGCCGCCGTGGCCAACAACGGCTTCTGCGGCACGGGCGTGGCCTTCAACGCCCGCATCGGAG GCGTGCGCATGCTCGATGGCACCATCACGGACGTGGTCGAGGCCCAGTCGCTGAGCCTACAGCCGCAGCACATCCACGTGTACAGCGCCAGCTGGGGCCCGGAGGACGACGGCCGCACGGTGGACGGCCCGGGCGTCCTCACCCGCGAGGCCTTCTGGCGCGGCGTGACCCAG GGCCGCGGCGGGCTGGGCGCGCTGTTCGTCTGGGCATCGGGCAACGGCGGGCTACACTATGACAACTGTGACTGCGACGGCTACACCAACAGCATCTACACGCTGTCCGTGGGCAGCGCCACGCAGCAGGGCCGCGTGCCCTGGTACAGCGAGGCCTGCGCCTCCACGCTCACCACCACCTACAGCAGCGGCGTGGCCACCGACCCACAGATC GTCACCACGGACCTGCACCACCAGTGCACGGACAAGCACACGGGCACCTCGGCGTCAGCCCCGCTGGCTGCCGGCATGATCGCCCTGGCCCTGGAGGCGAA CCCGTTCCTGACCTGGAGGGACATGCAGCACCTGGTGGTCCGCGCGTCCAAGCCGGCCCAGCTGCAGGCCGAGGACTGGAGGACTAACGGCGTGGGGCGCCGAG TGAGCCACCATTACGGCTACGGGCTGCTGGACGCCGGGCGACTGGTGGACTTGGCCCGCACCTGGCTGCCCACGCAGCCCCAGAAGAAGTGCGCCATCCGCGTCGTTCACAGCCCCAc ccccatcctgcGGCTGATGCACGTGACCAGGAACTTGTCGGCctgcgccggccgtggcaacTGGATCCGCTCCCTGGAGCACGTGCAGGTGCAGCTGTCGCTGACCTACAGCCGCCGCGGGGACCTGCAGATCTCGCTCACCAGCCCCATGGGCACGCGCTCCACGCTCGTGGCCATCAG GGACGCTGTACCGCTACACGCTGCTGCTGTACGGGACGGCCGAGGACATGACCGCGCGGCCCCCGGGCCCCCAGGTGACCAGCAGCGTGCGTGTGCAGCGGGACACAGAGGGGCCGTGCCAGGGTGA